DNA from Musa acuminata AAA Group cultivar baxijiao chromosome BXJ1-5, Cavendish_Baxijiao_AAA, whole genome shotgun sequence:
GCTGTGGGGCCATTGGAACTCAGGGATGGCCCACCTTGAACCCCCCAATACTGAGGCCATAATTGTGGGCTCCGGCGACCGAGCAAACGATCAGCCAAATCAAAGAATGCAATCTATTTTCTGCCCGTTTCGTAGGTACCCGAAATATACCTGCCTTATAATCGGAGGAAATGGTAGGGTTTAATCTTCAACCAACCATCAGACAGGTGGCAGGTGTGGGCGAGATTTTAACAGAGGTGGTGGATATGCGGAACACAGCCAGCGTGGCGGTAAACGCAGGGGACGCCGACTTCCTCTATTTCTGTCCGTCCCCACTACCGACGTCACCGATATCTTTAATCCTTCGTGCGTTGCCTTCGCTGCTGTTACGTCTGAAGGCGCGCAACCGCGTGTGCCCACCGAGAAGGCTCTCGGAAATGGAGGTAGGCATCCCCTCGTTCCCTCCTCCCCCATATATCCCAGCAATTCCCACGTAGGAGCCACAAGAGAACCCAATTCCAAGCTTCAGGGAAGCAGTAATCCAGGAGTGGAGGAAGAACAGAGCCTGTGACTTCGTTCCCTTCTCTGTGACGTAATCTGCTGCCTGCATGGGCGTTCTTCCGAAGGTGCTCGCCGATCTCCGGACCCGAGTGGGCAGCATCGACCGGGAGCGGCCTGTCGTCGGGATCCTTGCCTTTGAGGCGGCGGCCGCCATGGCACGCCTCATCTCCCTATATCGCTCCCTCGACGACGACGAGGTCCGCCGGCTTCGCACCGACATGCGGTCCCAGGGCGTGACCTACCTGACTTCCAAAGACCAGGCCTTCCTCCTCCGTCTCGCCTGCGCCGAGCTGGTCGACGAACTCGACAGGGCTGCTTCTGCGGTCGCCCGATTCGGCCACAAGTGCTCCGATCCACTCCTCCGGGGCTTCGATCGGTTATACGCTGACCTCAAGGCCGGCGGGATCTGCTTATTTCTCCGCGACGGCAGGGCTGCCGACCAGGAGCGCTTCGGGCTCGGCGCGAACGTGAAGAGTGTCGAGAAGTGGATTAAGAGGATGGAGAGGTACGTCGCGGCGACCTCGCGGCTGTACGCGGAGATGCAGAGTCTGAACGAGCTGGAGGCCTCGGAGCGGCGGATACAGCAGCAGTGGCGGCGGCATAGTGGGCCGATCCCGGTGCAGAACCCGGGTGTAACCCCCGCCACCCACCccgtccagttcgatctccggtcGCAGCGCCAAAAGGTTCGGCGGCTCAAGGACGAGTCCCTCTGGAGCAAGACCTACGACAAGGCGGTCGATCTTATGTTCCGCGCCGTGATCACCGTCTTCGCCAGGATCTGCGTAGTTTTCGGCCCCTGCGTCCTGGGTTTCCCCGTCGGCCGCGACAGAAACCACAGGGTCCTGATGCTCCAGAGCAACCTAGATTACCCGGGCAAGTACTCGTCCGGGCCGCTGGAAAGACTGGCGGCGAAGGGTGTAACTTCCCTGAGGAATTCAGCTCCAATATTCATGAACAAGGGAGCGCTCGACAAGCCATTCGAGAGCTTGGGTAAAGTACTGGAAGCTGCTCCAAACACCGTCGGGGGATCTGGACTGGCTCTGCGATACGCCAGCGTGATCGTGCTGGCGGAGAAGTTGCTGACGATAAAGTCAATCGAGGGACACGGagcgcaggaggaggaggaggcgaaggaAGAAGCCGCGGCTGTCGCGAGGGAGGAGATGTACCAGATGATGCCATTGGGGATGCGGGGGACGGTGAGGGCGAAGCTGGGGGAGTGCTGGAGGCGGGAGGGTGGGACGACGGACGCGTCGCTGGCTGAGGGGTGGAAGGAGGCGATTAGCGCCATCCTCGCCTGGCTAGGGCCGGTGGCACACGACACGCTACGGTGGCAGGAGGAGCGCAACATGGAGCGGCAGCAGCGGTTCCACACCAGGCCGCGGGTGCTGATTCCGCAGACGCTGCACTTCTCCGACAGGGAGAAAACCGAAACCGCCATCGTCGAGGTT
Protein-coding regions in this window:
- the LOC135673244 gene encoding protein PSK SIMULATOR 1-like — protein: MGVLPKVLADLRTRVGSIDRERPVVGILAFEAAAAMARLISLYRSLDDDEVRRLRTDMRSQGVTYLTSKDQAFLLRLACAELVDELDRAASAVARFGHKCSDPLLRGFDRLYADLKAGGICLFLRDGRAADQERFGLGANVKSVEKWIKRMERYVAATSRLYAEMQSLNELEASERRIQQQWRRHSGPIPVQNPGVTPATHPVQFDLRSQRQKVRRLKDESLWSKTYDKAVDLMFRAVITVFARICVVFGPCVLGFPVGRDRNHRVLMLQSNLDYPGKYSSGPLERLAAKGVTSLRNSAPIFMNKGALDKPFESLGKVLEAAPNTVGGSGLALRYASVIVLAEKLLTIKSIEGHGAQEEEEAKEEAAAVAREEMYQMMPLGMRGTVRAKLGECWRREGGTTDASLAEGWKEAISAILAWLGPVAHDTLRWQEERNMERQQRFHTRPRVLIPQTLHFSDREKTETAIVEVLVGLSCMCWYEERGPESLRF